In the Qipengyuania gelatinilytica genome, TGCAGGAAATACTGCGCATGCAGACCCCGCTCGCGCATATGCGCCGCACCTGCACCGAAGATACCGAGGTCTTCGGGCAGACAATCAAGAAGGGCGACAAGGTCGTGCTCTGGTACCTGTCGGCCAACCGCGACGAAGACGTGTTCGAGAATCCCGACAAGCTCGATATCGAGCGCGAGAATGCCCGGCGCCACATTGCTTTTGGCTATGGCATCCATCGCTGCGTCGGTGCGCGCCTGGCCGAATTGCAGCTGCGCGTCCTGCTCGAAGAAATGCACAAGCGCCGCATGCGCGTGCATCTTGCAGGCGATGTGGAGCGCGTGCGGGCGAACTTCGTCCACGGCTTCCGCAAGCTGGAAGTCGAGGTGACCGAATTCTGATGTAACTTTCGCGCGTTCCGGGCGTATTCATGGGCAGGAGCCTATGAGAAGACCCATGCACGATACTCTCAAGAACCGGCGCGCCTTTCTCGGACTGCTGGGCACAAGCGTGGCTGCAACCACGCTTGCCGCCTGCGGATCGAGCGCGGCGCAGGCGAAGGAATTCCCGATCTCCCTGAGCGAGGCGCAGTGGCGCAAGAAGCTCACGAAGAGCGAGTTCTATATCCTGCGCGAGGCGGGCACCGAACGCCCGTACTCCTCGCCGCTCAATGACGAGAAGCGCGCGGGCACCTTCACCTGCGCTGGTTGCGGCAACGAGCTGTATTCCTCGAAGACGAAATACGATTCTCGAACCGGCTGGCCCAGCTTCTGGAAGGCCCTCCCCGGTGGGGTCGGCACCAGCACCGATTACAAGATCGGCTATCCGCGCACAGAAGTGCACTGCGCCGATTGCGGCGGGCACCTGGGACATATCTTCAACGATGGACCCAGGCCGACCGGCAAGCGCCATTGCATCAACGGCGTGGCGATGGACTTCGTGCCGGCTTAATCGACTACGCGGTAGACGAGGAATTCCTCCGGTCCGCCCAGGTCCACGGGCTCGAGCCATTCGGGCGGATTACCTGCAACCAGATCGGCACCGAGTCCGTCCGGCGCCAGCGCAGTAAACATCGAAGTCTCGACCAGATCGCTGCACAGCGCGACATAGTCCGCGCCGCGTGATGCGATGATCGGCCGCGCCTCGTCTGCCGGTTTGGTGAAACCGTTGATGACGTCCGCCATTGCCTCGTTCGCGCGGTGATGCCCTGTCGCCACCACCCCGTGATGGCTTTCGAGAAGGATCGAGGGCCCGATATCGAGCGTCGCGAAGACGGTCCCCTTCGGAAGCTTGCCAAGCAGGCCCGCCTGCTCGCGGATGACGCAACGCGCCTCGTCCACGCTGCGGGCGGGCTTTCCTTCGACCTGCGTATCGGGTGCAAGGTTCTGCCACAGCGTGACCGGGGTCATCGGGACCAGCAGCATGATGAGGATCAGGACCGAAGCGATGCGCGCCGCGATCGCCTTCTCCATCCGCACGCGCTCGAGCAGGCGGGTCGCCAGCCAGCCAAGCGGGATCGCGGCGATGATTGATGCAAGGGCAAGCGAACGGGCAACCAGAAGAGCCAGCACGATCGAGGCGAGCAGCAGCGCAAGATATTCGGTCCACCAGACGCGCATCCAGCCCATGGACTGCGCGCGGATCGCAATGGTCGCGCCCACGGCTGCGGTCATCTGGATCAGCGCAGGGACCACGACCGCCGCAGCCTGGACCCAGAAGGGCTGGCCTTCGAGAACGCGGCGATACCAGAAGGCATCGACCGCCGGATCGAGCGCGGCAAAGGGCGTCCGCAGGCAATCGGGCGAGGACAGCGCATAGGTCGCGAGTGCAGCCGCCCCGACCAGCGAGAACAGCAGGACCAGGCCGAAACCGCGCAGCTTGGTCGTCTTGGCGATAACCCACGTTCCGAGCGCGGCGACGAGAAAGAAGCCGAGATGCGCGGGCGAGATGGAATCGCAATATTGCGTCCAGGCCGATGGACCGCGGGTCGCGAGATAGAACAGCAGCAAGCCGCCCGACAGCGCCTGCATATAGGCCACCAGCCAGCCGCGCTGTGCGTGGTCGAGCCACCAGCGCACGAACAGGATGCCGCCGAATGCGCCTGCCATGGGAAGGATTTCGAGCGAGATCGACAGGCCGAACGCCATGGCGATCCCTGCCAGCCAGCCACCTTTGCGTGCATCGCGCCAGCTGATCGCCCACAGCGCCACCGCTACGCTGAAGATCTGCCAGCCATGATGGTCGATCCGCATGGGGCGGAATTGGAACAGCAGCGCAGGCAGGAAGCCGCAGGCGAGCACGGCGAATATCGCAACGCGGGTGCCGAGGAGGCGCCATGCGAGGCGGCCGATGACGGCAGCGGCAAGACCGAAGGTGATGATCGGCAGCGCGATCAGCGCCACCAGCTCGGCATTCGCCTGCCCCACGAGCGGGGTGAAGAGTATGATGACGGCGGCAAGCGGCATGTCGACCAGCCGCGACCAGTGCATCGCCGTGCCTGCGGGTGGATCGATGCGATATTGCATCGGATCGAACCATGCCTGTCCTGCCAGCAGGTCGCGGACCTGCACGAGGCGCAGCACGTCATCGGGATCGGGAAACTGGCCCTTCAACAGCGAGGGCAGGCCCGTCAGGAACAGGATCGCGCTGACCGCAAGCCAAGCAAGAATGATCTGTCCGAGGGGAAATTCCCCGAGGCGCGCACGCCGGTCGTAAGCCATGTCAGGCGTTAGAGCGGAAGACCACGCGGCTGCGCAAGAGCCAGGTCGCCGCAAAGCTGACGACAATCGCAGCCAGCTTGGAGAGGCGCGGATCGATACCGGCAATCTCGCCCAGACCCACGATCGCCGTGGTCAGGGCAAGACCGACGAGAGCGGAGCCTACGAACAGCGCCTTCTGGCGGGTGCGTTCGGGACCGCGCGCGGCGACGGTGTCGTTGAAGACGGCACGGCTGGAAATCAGCCAGTGGGTCAGGATGCCGGCCGAATAGGCAGCCGCCGACCCGAGTGCCGCGGGAACCGCGAAGGCGAGGAGGGCGAGGAAGAGGCCCATGTCCACCGCCAGCGCCGCAACGCTGGCCAAACCATAGCGCAGGAGGCGTATGCGCTGCAGCCTGGAGATCACTTCACTCATGCCCCGTTCCCCCTCGTACGTCCGGCCTCAAGCGGCCTCGCGATCCTTGCCATCGACCTTGGTCGGAACATCGCGGACCGAATTGAGCGCGGCGGCCTGGTCTTCGGTCAGCTGGCGGTTGGGCAGCGTGCTTTCCGCACCCTCGTCACCGGCTTCGTGATATT is a window encoding:
- the msrB gene encoding peptide-methionine (R)-S-oxide reductase MsrB, with amino-acid sequence MHDTLKNRRAFLGLLGTSVAATTLAACGSSAAQAKEFPISLSEAQWRKKLTKSEFYILREAGTERPYSSPLNDEKRAGTFTCAGCGNELYSSKTKYDSRTGWPSFWKALPGGVGTSTDYKIGYPRTEVHCADCGGHLGHIFNDGPRPTGKRHCINGVAMDFVPA
- a CDS encoding GtrA family protein: MSEVISRLQRIRLLRYGLASVAALAVDMGLFLALLAFAVPAALGSAAAYSAGILTHWLISSRAVFNDTVAARGPERTRQKALFVGSALVGLALTTAIVGLGEIAGIDPRLSKLAAIVVSFAATWLLRSRVVFRSNA